From Pseudoalteromonas viridis, the proteins below share one genomic window:
- a CDS encoding pyridoxal phosphate-dependent aminotransferase, which yields MIKITKSSKLNGVCYDIRGPVLSQAKKMEDEGTKVLKLNIGNPAAFGFDMPEDMHRDIIRNLSDAQGYCDSKGLYSARVAVYQHYQQKSLPNISVDNIFIGNGVSELIQMVTQALLNDGDEVLIPAPDYPLWTASVKLSGGKPVHYLCDEAADWFPDLADIRAKITPKTRALVLINPNNPTGAVYSKALLEGLIDIAREHNLLLLSDEIYEKILYDGAVHWSIASLCDDLPVITFNGLAKTYRAAGLRMGWMVLSGKVSAMKDLIDGLNMLASMRLCANVPAQFAIQQALGGVQSIDALIEPGGRLYEQRQIAWQGLNDIQGVSCVKPMGALYAFAKIDTQHFNVKNDERMMLDLLREEKILLVHGRAFNWPQPDHFRLVFLPHMDELEPAMARMQRFFEHYRQQ from the coding sequence ATGATAAAAATTACTAAAAGCAGCAAACTCAACGGGGTATGCTACGATATTCGCGGTCCTGTGTTATCACAGGCAAAGAAAATGGAAGATGAGGGCACTAAGGTCCTTAAACTCAACATAGGTAACCCGGCTGCATTTGGCTTCGATATGCCTGAAGATATGCACCGAGACATCATTCGTAATCTGTCGGATGCTCAGGGTTATTGTGATTCAAAAGGGCTGTATTCTGCCCGGGTCGCCGTGTATCAGCATTATCAACAGAAAAGCCTGCCAAATATTAGTGTAGATAACATCTTCATTGGTAACGGCGTTAGCGAGCTTATCCAGATGGTCACGCAGGCATTGCTGAACGATGGTGACGAGGTATTGATCCCGGCCCCGGATTACCCGTTATGGACGGCATCTGTTAAGTTGTCAGGCGGCAAACCGGTTCATTACTTATGTGATGAAGCGGCCGACTGGTTTCCTGATTTGGCCGATATTCGCGCCAAAATTACCCCTAAGACCCGGGCCCTGGTGTTAATCAATCCCAATAATCCGACGGGGGCCGTGTACAGTAAAGCGCTGCTGGAAGGGCTGATCGACATTGCCAGGGAACACAACCTGTTACTGCTCAGCGATGAAATCTATGAAAAGATCCTCTACGACGGAGCCGTACACTGGTCAATAGCTTCTTTATGTGACGATTTGCCCGTGATCACCTTTAACGGACTTGCCAAAACGTATCGCGCTGCGGGTTTGCGGATGGGCTGGATGGTGCTCAGCGGCAAAGTGTCGGCGATGAAAGATCTCATTGATGGCCTGAACATGCTAGCCTCTATGCGTTTATGCGCTAACGTTCCTGCACAGTTTGCTATTCAGCAGGCACTGGGTGGCGTGCAGTCTATCGACGCCCTCATCGAGCCTGGTGGGCGCTTGTATGAGCAGCGTCAGATTGCATGGCAGGGACTGAACGATATTCAGGGCGTATCCTGTGTTAAACCTATGGGTGCATTGTACGCATTTGCCAAAATAGATACGCAACATTTCAATGTGAAAAACGATGAGCGTATGATGCTGGATTTGTTGCGCGAAGAGAAAATATTGCTGGTGCATGGCAGGGCGTTTAACTGGCCTCAACCGGACCATTTCCGACTGGTATTTTTACCCCATATGGATGAACTGGAACCCGCCATGGCCAGGATGCAGCGATTTTTTGAACATTACCGGCAGCAATAG
- a CDS encoding Hpt domain-containing protein has translation MNVTIDEACLDTMQSLLGEQFSDTLVFCISEFERLEREVRESLPVDLEAATRNAHSLKSNAAQFGAMSLSDSAREVEMLLLQGDVNAAKDALGSLSQQVIGSTAKLQQWLMANA, from the coding sequence ATGAATGTAACGATTGATGAAGCTTGCCTGGATACGATGCAGTCCCTGTTAGGTGAGCAATTTTCAGACACCCTGGTATTTTGCATCAGCGAGTTCGAGCGGTTGGAGCGCGAAGTCAGAGAGTCGTTGCCGGTTGATTTGGAGGCGGCGACGCGCAATGCACATAGTCTTAAATCGAACGCGGCTCAGTTTGGTGCAATGAGTTTGTCCGACAGTGCCCGTGAAGTAGAAATGCTGCTGCTCCAGGGCGATGTTAACGCCGCTAAAGACGCGTTGGGCAGTTTATCTCAGCAAGTGATTGGCTCTACGGCCAAGCTGCAACAATGGCTGATGGCCAACGCTTAG
- a CDS encoding tRNA-uridine aminocarboxypropyltransferase — MKRPLCNHCQFPEQTCVCKFLGKPLKNHCKILVLQHPSEVKVAKNTVRLLSLQLSNLEVVVGESEADFAQVREQLQSVQCALLYPSERAITLSAPSEQANQPLIETLVVLDGTWKKVHKMLMLNPWLMTLPHVSFAQLPENQYYIRKAEQAFSLSTLEATAHFLHLYEQVSPASLYQALAGMIEQQTRQMPEHVKKRYLRDE, encoded by the coding sequence ATGAAACGTCCCCTTTGCAATCACTGCCAGTTTCCTGAGCAGACTTGTGTCTGCAAGTTCCTTGGCAAGCCGCTCAAAAACCACTGTAAGATACTGGTGTTACAACATCCCAGTGAAGTCAAAGTCGCTAAGAATACGGTTCGCTTGTTATCATTGCAACTTAGTAACCTTGAGGTCGTTGTCGGTGAGTCTGAAGCCGACTTTGCGCAAGTGCGCGAGCAACTTCAGTCAGTTCAATGTGCACTGCTTTACCCTTCTGAACGCGCAATAACGCTCTCGGCCCCCTCGGAACAGGCAAACCAGCCGCTCATAGAGACCTTAGTGGTTCTGGATGGCACCTGGAAAAAAGTGCACAAGATGCTGATGCTCAACCCCTGGCTGATGACACTGCCGCATGTATCATTCGCTCAACTGCCTGAAAATCAGTACTATATACGCAAAGCAGAGCAAGCCTTCAGTCTCTCTACACTTGAAGCAACCGCACACTTTTTACATCTTTATGAGCAAGTCTCACCCGCGTCGCTATATCAGGCGCTGGCTGGCATGATTGAACAACAAACCAGACAAATGCCTGAGCATGTAAAAAAAAGGTACTTACGTGACGAATAA
- a CDS encoding CLCA_X family protein — protein sequence MTNNRSNNRSNNRLKRQFFRDGPDYRFGDQASFDEIKTTFGFKTITLGAWVSKDEQHIAANLLYDALADLTQILSLPPFAIGLRGTLNLAFGSGGQAGVQAHYDSNRRTLALAKNAGGGALAHEWWHAFDHYIARHMFSEVGAHDFASALWLVQPPLLSHPFNQKLDDLFRILFLDSSTQEPSDYFKRAALLDKARGSQYYARPQELTARAFEWVIASQPQIRNAFLVDDVLGSELQHQGGFPDAAIAAATVDSTINYFQMLGAALYRQAQ from the coding sequence GTGACGAATAATCGGTCGAATAATAGATCGAATAATCGATTAAAGCGGCAGTTTTTTCGTGACGGGCCGGATTATCGCTTTGGCGACCAGGCCAGCTTTGATGAGATTAAAACAACCTTTGGCTTTAAGACCATTACCTTAGGTGCCTGGGTCAGTAAAGACGAGCAGCACATAGCCGCCAATTTACTCTACGATGCGCTGGCCGACCTCACTCAGATCCTGTCACTGCCCCCTTTTGCAATTGGCCTCCGAGGCACGTTAAATTTAGCTTTTGGTAGTGGCGGACAGGCCGGCGTGCAGGCGCATTACGACAGCAACAGGCGCACTCTGGCACTGGCAAAAAATGCAGGAGGAGGCGCACTTGCGCACGAATGGTGGCATGCTTTCGACCATTACATTGCCAGGCACATGTTCAGTGAAGTGGGAGCACACGACTTTGCATCAGCGCTGTGGCTCGTGCAACCACCTTTGCTAAGCCACCCGTTTAATCAAAAGCTTGATGATCTCTTTCGCATTTTGTTTCTGGATAGCAGCACACAGGAGCCGAGTGATTATTTTAAACGTGCCGCATTACTGGATAAAGCGCGCGGTAGTCAGTATTACGCCCGACCTCAGGAGCTCACTGCTCGTGCTTTTGAATGGGTCATAGCCAGTCAGCCTCAGATCCGCAATGCATTTTTAGTGGATGATGTACTCGGCTCGGAACTCCAGCATCAGGGCGGTTTTCCCGATGCAGCGATTGCTGCAGCAACGGTAGACTCGACTATAAACTACTTTCAGATGCTAGGTGCTGCGTTATATCGTCAAGCGCAATAA
- a CDS encoding putative bifunctional diguanylate cyclase/phosphodiesterase: MWSGVIRVMAVFLVMMTALLLDSHARADALLAGEQAVMSLRVYNDATNQLSLAEIRQITTQMTEADQSIKLQRGIATWVRVDIPPNVQHEQVIYTQPIQGVLKFYLERAGKLTQYTLVAPAKELVSPAQAVLPHVKVPGSEYSAQLYIQAQGNHPQWLSISAANESEFVQRFSSRVFLLGIEAGSIYFLALFLLMMAVTQFRPGLLSLAAYVLLVAFVSGAYSGINTMLFPVVVSGALATYSSQFFLLSLACALGFFHYFVAQKRLNEQHKHYVWRLLWALLLVVCVSAPLHASYQLLFQVMAGLVVMAYVAYVLWMQPRQHQYEARLLALAFMPALILLVILMLGKLGVFASSHYYVLNHALLMGHILLLGYYVYWHERQKKLLLLRYANHDKETGLPNRHMLQKALDGLQGTHQHHTLIMFRPKVLTVIRLNMGWDYAAMQLKSLLKKVQFQLDTYGRVTIAAEPNSKTQIYQLDDALFAIILRGKLELSQVEQYACLLASIFEEGVNFKGELLVDQLEIGVASNPIHAQTTEALMQRALQAISARPLGTQKWHLFDQNDSLSLERRIKVASSLKYAISQNQFTLYFQPQVKLQQGEVFGAEVLLRWHHPELGMIPPDEFIPIAETSGMIPEITDWVVEQALSAQAELCRLYPQHVLSLNVSGKDIGRKELAVQLITLISQLNLAPSQLMLEITESATLASEADLNEIIDGFKRLGVKMAIDDFGTGYSSLAYLSQLGVDEIKIDKSFVMNIASSATNQTICKATCDMAHSLGSMVVAEGVESVHCYQMLQAFGCDIGQGFYISRPLPFTQYQDWLAQFIALDDITQHLASESSL, translated from the coding sequence ATGTGGTCAGGCGTGATACGCGTGATGGCGGTATTTTTGGTTATGATGACAGCCTTGCTGCTGGACAGCCATGCTCGTGCTGATGCGCTGCTGGCGGGAGAGCAGGCGGTAATGTCCCTTAGAGTTTATAATGATGCAACGAATCAGCTGAGCCTGGCTGAGATCCGTCAGATCACAACACAAATGACAGAGGCTGATCAGAGCATCAAGCTGCAACGCGGGATCGCAACCTGGGTGCGGGTCGATATTCCCCCAAACGTACAACACGAGCAAGTGATCTACACTCAGCCCATTCAGGGCGTACTTAAGTTCTACCTTGAGCGCGCTGGCAAGTTAACTCAATATACATTGGTGGCCCCTGCCAAAGAGCTTGTGTCGCCAGCTCAGGCTGTATTACCGCATGTTAAAGTCCCTGGAAGTGAATACAGCGCGCAGCTTTATATTCAGGCGCAGGGGAACCACCCTCAGTGGCTGTCAATCAGTGCTGCGAATGAATCCGAGTTTGTGCAACGCTTTAGCAGCCGCGTCTTTTTATTGGGGATTGAAGCAGGCAGCATCTACTTTTTGGCATTGTTTTTGTTGATGATGGCCGTGACTCAATTCAGGCCAGGATTGCTGTCGCTTGCGGCATACGTATTGCTGGTTGCTTTTGTCAGTGGCGCATACAGTGGTATCAATACGATGCTGTTTCCTGTGGTGGTGAGTGGCGCACTGGCGACGTATAGCAGTCAGTTTTTCTTGCTGTCACTGGCGTGTGCCTTGGGCTTTTTTCATTATTTTGTCGCGCAAAAACGGCTGAATGAGCAGCATAAGCACTATGTATGGCGATTATTGTGGGCCCTGTTGCTGGTTGTGTGTGTCAGTGCGCCATTACATGCCAGCTATCAGTTGTTGTTTCAGGTGATGGCCGGATTGGTGGTTATGGCTTATGTTGCGTATGTACTGTGGATGCAGCCTCGACAACATCAGTACGAAGCCCGATTACTGGCGCTGGCTTTTATGCCAGCGCTGATTCTACTGGTGATCTTGATGCTGGGTAAATTGGGCGTGTTTGCCAGCTCACACTACTATGTGCTTAATCATGCGTTGTTGATGGGGCATATATTGCTGCTTGGCTATTATGTTTACTGGCATGAGAGACAGAAAAAGCTGCTGCTACTACGCTACGCTAATCATGACAAAGAAACCGGCCTGCCTAACCGACACATGTTACAAAAGGCTTTAGATGGTCTGCAAGGCACCCACCAGCACCATACTTTGATTATGTTCCGACCTAAAGTACTGACGGTGATCAGGCTGAATATGGGCTGGGATTATGCGGCTATGCAGCTGAAATCTTTGTTAAAAAAAGTGCAGTTTCAACTGGATACTTATGGCCGGGTGACGATTGCGGCTGAACCAAACAGTAAGACCCAAATTTACCAATTAGATGATGCCCTGTTTGCCATTATACTGCGGGGTAAACTTGAGCTGAGCCAGGTGGAGCAATATGCCTGTTTGTTAGCTTCAATTTTTGAAGAGGGAGTAAACTTTAAGGGCGAGCTACTTGTCGATCAGCTCGAAATTGGTGTTGCAAGCAATCCCATTCATGCACAAACCACAGAAGCACTGATGCAACGGGCCTTACAGGCAATCTCTGCACGCCCGCTTGGCACGCAAAAGTGGCATCTGTTCGATCAGAATGATTCACTGTCACTAGAGCGTCGGATCAAAGTGGCTTCGTCGTTGAAATATGCGATATCACAAAACCAGTTTACCTTATATTTTCAGCCGCAGGTTAAGCTGCAACAGGGGGAAGTGTTCGGCGCAGAGGTGTTATTGCGCTGGCATCATCCAGAGTTAGGAATGATCCCGCCTGATGAGTTTATTCCTATTGCCGAAACATCTGGTATGATCCCTGAGATTACGGATTGGGTTGTTGAACAGGCGCTATCTGCCCAGGCTGAGTTGTGTCGTCTTTATCCACAACACGTGTTATCACTGAATGTATCGGGAAAAGACATCGGCAGAAAGGAGCTGGCGGTGCAACTGATCACGCTGATAAGCCAACTTAATCTGGCGCCTTCGCAACTGATGCTGGAAATCACTGAGTCTGCGACCTTAGCCAGCGAGGCGGATCTCAATGAGATCATTGATGGCTTTAAGCGCCTGGGCGTTAAAATGGCCATCGACGACTTTGGTACGGGCTATTCATCTTTGGCTTATCTCAGTCAGCTGGGCGTTGATGAGATAAAAATTGATAAAAGCTTTGTGATGAATATAGCCAGCTCTGCTACCAATCAGACGATCTGTAAGGCCACCTGTGATATGGCGCACAGTCTGGGATCTATGGTGGTCGCCGAGGGGGTCGAAAGTGTGCACTGCTACCAGATGTTGCAGGCCTTTGGCTGTGATATTGGCCAGGGCTTTTATATTTCCCGACCCTTACCATTTACTCAGTATCAGGACTGGTTAGCGCAGTTTATTGCGCTTGACGATATAACGCAGCACCTAGCATCTGAAAGTAGTTTATAG
- the dcd gene encoding dCTP deaminase, which produces MRLSDRDIKEAIKNQHIQIVPAPGDEMISGVTVDLRLGNKFRVFQDHAAPYVDLSGPKEQINAAMESIMSDEIVLEDGQAFFLHPGELALAMTYESVTLPADLVGWLDGRSSLARLGLMVHVTAHRIDPGWSGNIVLEFYNSGKLPLALRPKMKIGALSFETLSSPAEAPYNMRKDAKYKGQNSAIASRISDDNR; this is translated from the coding sequence ATGAGACTCTCCGACAGAGACATAAAAGAAGCAATAAAAAATCAACACATTCAAATTGTGCCAGCGCCGGGCGATGAGATGATCTCAGGGGTGACCGTTGACCTGCGTTTGGGTAATAAATTTCGGGTATTTCAGGATCATGCCGCACCTTATGTTGATTTGAGTGGTCCCAAGGAGCAGATCAATGCGGCAATGGAGTCCATTATGAGTGACGAGATTGTGCTTGAGGATGGCCAGGCTTTTTTCCTTCACCCGGGTGAGTTGGCACTGGCTATGACCTATGAGTCTGTGACTTTGCCTGCCGATCTGGTTGGCTGGCTGGATGGTCGCTCCTCGCTGGCCAGGTTGGGCCTGATGGTTCATGTGACCGCACACCGCATTGATCCGGGTTGGTCAGGGAATATTGTGCTGGAATTCTATAACTCAGGTAAACTGCCATTGGCTTTGAGACCAAAAATGAAAATTGGCGCGCTGAGCTTTGAGACACTGAGCAGTCCCGCTGAGGCACCTTATAATATGCGTAAAGATGCGAAATACAAAGGTCAGAACAGCGCCATAGCCAGCCGGATAAGCGACGACAATCGCTGA
- a CDS encoding Mrp/NBP35 family ATP-binding protein, which produces MFGIEKLFTRKDPIKDQIKTHLQHYRSAIFPMGIDTQWIAEITGGKAQGAGWQVSLTLPFAASGQGAVLTSHLSDSLNTDIRVTCHTEVVGTTQFKQIKHIVLVASGKGGVGKSTTAVNLAAGLASQGAQVGILDADIYGPSIPSLLGLTGQQPEALDEKTLKPFEKDGIRAMSIGFLVAEDDATVWRGPMASQALTQLLNETAWGELDYLIVDMPPGTGDIQLTMTQKVPASGAIVVTTPQDLALADAQKGIAMFNKVNLPIIGLIENMSYFTCQHCDGKNAIFGSEGGAKLAARHGVPLLAEIPLDTGIRENSEQGANITTQALAIKDHYIYCAQLMSSMLYLQSQSTQGVEILITDD; this is translated from the coding sequence ATGTTTGGTATTGAAAAACTATTTACCAGAAAGGACCCCATCAAAGATCAGATTAAAACTCACCTGCAACACTACCGCAGTGCAATTTTCCCGATGGGGATTGATACGCAGTGGATAGCAGAGATCACTGGGGGTAAAGCGCAGGGGGCTGGCTGGCAAGTGTCATTGACCTTACCCTTTGCAGCCTCAGGACAAGGCGCGGTACTGACTTCACATCTGAGTGATTCGTTGAATACCGACATTCGCGTCACGTGCCACACTGAGGTGGTCGGTACAACCCAGTTTAAGCAAATCAAGCATATTGTTTTGGTGGCTTCGGGCAAAGGTGGCGTCGGCAAGTCAACAACAGCGGTTAATCTGGCTGCGGGATTAGCATCTCAGGGTGCACAGGTTGGGATTCTGGATGCCGATATTTATGGCCCCTCGATTCCTTCACTACTGGGTCTGACAGGCCAGCAACCTGAGGCACTGGACGAAAAGACCTTAAAACCGTTCGAGAAAGACGGGATCCGGGCGATGTCCATCGGCTTTTTAGTCGCAGAAGATGATGCGACTGTGTGGCGTGGTCCGATGGCGTCACAGGCGTTAACTCAGTTACTGAACGAAACCGCCTGGGGTGAACTGGACTATCTGATAGTGGATATGCCACCGGGAACGGGTGATATTCAACTGACCATGACGCAAAAAGTACCAGCCAGCGGCGCCATTGTGGTAACAACGCCGCAGGACTTGGCCCTGGCGGATGCGCAAAAGGGCATTGCGATGTTCAACAAAGTTAATCTGCCGATCATCGGCCTTATCGAGAATATGAGCTATTTTACGTGTCAGCATTGCGATGGTAAAAATGCCATATTTGGCAGTGAAGGGGGCGCTAAGCTGGCTGCTCGTCACGGTGTTCCTTTGCTTGCCGAGATCCCACTGGATACCGGGATCCGCGAAAATTCAGAGCAAGGAGCGAATATCACCACCCAGGCGCTGGCGATAAAAGACCATTATATTTACTGCGCGCAGCTGATGAGCAGTATGCTGTACTTACAATCACAATCGACTCAAGGAGTCGAAATTCTAATAACGGATGACTAA
- the metG gene encoding methionine--tRNA ligase has translation MTKRKILITSALPYANGPTHLGHLLEYIQTDIWARFQKQQGHETYYVCADDAHGTPIMLNAQKQGITPEEMVQQVSIERQRDFADFNIEFDNYHSTHSDENRELSELIYTRLNDKGHIKKRTISQLFDPEKSIFLPDRFVTGTCPTCKAEDQNGDSCDSCGATYSPTELIDPKSVMSGATPVLKDSEHFFFDLPAFEDMLKTWLRSGSLQAEMANKLDEWFADGLQQWDISRDAPYFGFEIPGAPSKYFYVWLDAPIGYMASFKNLCDKQGLNFDEFWAEGSDAELYHFIGKDIIYFHSLFWPAMLDGANFRKPNNVFAHGFVTVNGAKMSKSKGTFVKARTYLEHLDPEYLRYYYAAKLNSGVTDLDLNLEDFAQRVNSDLVGKVVNIASRCAGFITKKFGGKLSSTVMDEALLGSFVAAKDSIAGHYENREYSRAVREIMTLADKANQFIDAEAPWVLAKNEDTLERAHQVCSMGLNLFRALLTYLKPILPGMAANVEAFLNTELSWDSLETPLVDHEINKFKALMQRVELDKVNAMIDASKESLEKKVGGQSTQPAADSPLAKEPIADEIEFDDFAKVDLRVAKIANAEHVEGADKLLKLTLDLGGETRQVFAGIKSAYAPEDLIGKLTVMVANLKPRKMRFGMSEGMVLAAGPGGKEIYILNPDEGSQPGMRVM, from the coding sequence ATGACAAAGAGAAAAATTCTCATAACGAGTGCACTGCCCTATGCCAATGGACCGACTCACCTGGGTCACCTGTTGGAATATATTCAAACGGATATCTGGGCACGCTTCCAGAAGCAACAAGGCCACGAAACCTATTATGTGTGCGCCGACGATGCACACGGCACCCCGATTATGCTCAATGCACAAAAGCAGGGCATTACACCTGAGGAAATGGTTCAGCAAGTCAGTATTGAAAGACAGCGTGACTTTGCCGACTTCAATATTGAGTTTGACAACTACCATAGCACCCACAGTGATGAAAACCGCGAGCTGAGTGAGTTGATCTACACGCGTCTGAACGACAAAGGTCACATCAAAAAGCGTACCATCTCTCAGCTGTTTGATCCCGAGAAAAGCATTTTCCTGCCGGATCGCTTTGTTACCGGTACCTGCCCGACCTGTAAAGCAGAAGACCAAAATGGCGACAGCTGTGATTCCTGTGGCGCGACATACAGCCCAACTGAGTTGATTGACCCTAAATCTGTAATGTCGGGCGCGACACCGGTGCTGAAAGATTCCGAGCATTTTTTCTTCGACCTGCCCGCATTTGAAGACATGCTGAAAACCTGGCTGCGCTCTGGCAGTCTGCAGGCAGAAATGGCCAATAAGCTGGATGAATGGTTTGCAGATGGTTTACAGCAATGGGACATCAGTCGCGATGCGCCATACTTTGGCTTTGAAATTCCGGGTGCGCCAAGTAAATACTTCTATGTCTGGCTGGATGCGCCGATTGGCTATATGGCGAGCTTTAAGAACCTCTGTGACAAGCAGGGTCTGAACTTTGACGAGTTCTGGGCTGAAGGGTCTGACGCCGAGCTTTATCATTTCATTGGTAAAGACATCATCTACTTCCACAGTCTGTTCTGGCCGGCTATGCTGGACGGTGCAAACTTCCGCAAGCCAAACAACGTCTTCGCTCACGGCTTTGTCACTGTAAACGGCGCGAAAATGTCTAAGTCAAAAGGTACGTTCGTTAAAGCACGTACCTACTTAGAGCACTTAGATCCTGAGTATTTGCGTTATTACTACGCCGCCAAACTAAACAGTGGCGTTACTGACCTGGATCTGAACCTGGAAGACTTCGCCCAGCGCGTTAACTCAGATCTGGTCGGTAAGGTCGTCAACATCGCCAGCCGTTGTGCCGGCTTCATCACCAAAAAGTTTGGTGGCAAACTCAGCAGTACCGTAATGGATGAAGCGCTTCTGGGCAGCTTTGTGGCTGCCAAAGACAGCATTGCCGGTCACTATGAAAACCGCGAATACAGCCGTGCTGTACGCGAGATCATGACGCTTGCCGACAAAGCCAACCAGTTTATCGACGCCGAAGCGCCGTGGGTATTGGCCAAAAATGAAGACACCTTAGAGCGCGCCCATCAAGTGTGCTCAATGGGTCTGAACCTGTTCCGCGCATTGCTGACTTATCTTAAGCCGATCCTGCCGGGCATGGCGGCCAATGTTGAAGCCTTTTTAAATACCGAGCTCAGCTGGGATAGCCTGGAAACCCCACTTGTTGACCATGAAATCAACAAGTTTAAGGCACTGATGCAACGTGTTGAACTGGATAAAGTCAATGCCATGATTGACGCTTCTAAAGAAAGCCTGGAAAAGAAAGTAGGTGGTCAAAGCACTCAGCCAGCCGCTGACAGCCCGCTGGCCAAAGAGCCCATCGCTGACGAAATCGAGTTCGATGACTTTGCTAAAGTTGACTTACGCGTGGCAAAAATTGCCAATGCTGAGCACGTCGAAGGCGCAGATAAGCTACTGAAGCTGACACTGGACTTGGGCGGTGAAACCCGTCAGGTATTTGCTGGCATTAAATCGGCCTATGCACCGGAAGATTTAATCGGCAAGCTCACTGTGATGGTTGCCAACCTGAAGCCACGTAAAATGCGTTTTGGCATGTCCGAAGGCATGGTACTGGCCGCAGGCCCAGGTGGTAAAGAGATTTACATTCTAAACCCGGATGAAGGCTCACAGCCTGGCATGCGTGTTATGTAA
- a CDS encoding NADAR family protein yields MVVTSNAQLIEQIAKAKKPKFVFFWGHQKAKSGVSKSCFSQWYPARFEQDGLVFKTAEHYMMYHKAMLFDNHDVAQRILECGHPGEAKKLGRAVTGFDEAIWNAKRFDIVVSANTLKFGQNSQLKEFLLSTGKKILVEASPVDKIWGIGLAEDHEFASVPQKWKGLNLLGYALMTVRDQLSQDA; encoded by the coding sequence GTGGTAGTAACGAGTAACGCGCAGTTAATCGAGCAGATTGCGAAAGCAAAAAAACCAAAATTTGTCTTTTTCTGGGGCCACCAAAAAGCCAAGTCAGGTGTCTCTAAATCTTGTTTCAGTCAATGGTATCCGGCGCGCTTTGAGCAGGATGGACTGGTCTTCAAAACAGCCGAGCACTATATGATGTATCACAAGGCGATGCTATTTGATAATCACGATGTGGCGCAGCGTATTTTAGAATGCGGTCACCCCGGCGAGGCTAAAAAGCTGGGCAGAGCTGTCACCGGTTTTGATGAAGCCATCTGGAATGCAAAGCGGTTCGACATTGTTGTGAGTGCAAACACACTGAAGTTCGGCCAAAATTCGCAACTGAAGGAGTTTTTGCTCTCAACTGGTAAGAAAATCCTGGTTGAGGCCAGTCCAGTGGATAAAATCTGGGGGATTGGTCTGGCTGAGGATCACGAGTTTGCAAGCGTGCCTCAGAAGTGGAAAGGGCTTAATCTGTTGGGCTATGCCCTGATGACAGTACGCGACCAGTTGTCACAGGACGCCTGA